AGACCAGCCTAAATTTTTTATGATTTAACAGATAGCGACATCACACGAAGAAATTGAGTCTCTCTACAGATGTGGTCACCTGCTGCCTGCACTATGTATGTTTCCTCCAAGATGGAGGAGAAGTAACTAGTAAAGAGGCATTTTCCGAGTCCTGTAGTTCTCCCCAGCTCTTCAGACCGTTCTAGACTTGGTATAAATAAAGGATTTTTCAAGTATGGATGTGACTATAAAAGTAAATTCAGGTTTATTCTCACAGTCTTacattgtcttcaaaaataacatACGTGTCACCTCCATGATCTATGACTAAAGTCTCTTCATTGACAAGTTATCTGGTATATATAGGTTATCAGAAAACACACACAGTGCAGATGGCCACATTCCAGTACAATGTTCCAAGCACACTGGTGTTTACGCATATTACCAGCGCTGGCCAGGACACTATTGTTTTCTATCACCTGTAACCTAAGATGAGCACACATAATCACAGTATATACAGAGTCGGACCTATTAGTGGTGCTGAAGTCATCATGAATATCACTACAGTTCTGTGTCTTGTCCTCTGTCTGGGCAGTTGTCTGGCATCCTGCCCTAGACGCTGCAGGTGTGACTCCCCCAGGACCATCCAGTGTTACAGAGTGTCGGCCATTCCAAGTAATATTCCTGCCACCATTGGAAAATTATACATCAGTCACAGCAAGATCAGGCACCTACAGGTAGGAAGATTGTCAATAACTGAATAATCCTACATTGCAACTATAAAGCCATGTATTGCATAGGTGTGATTTAGTCCGAAAACAGAATATACAAGTATTTAGTAGATTACCATGAGGTTGTCTTTATCCATAGgacttgaaaaataaatatggccttaaaaaatACCTAAAATAAAAAGTTCCTATTACCTTTTTAGTTTAATTTAAAGATTGTCTGAGGTAGTTGCATGAATAGCCATTCATATAATTTTATAAGACTATCCCCTGCAAACTCATCAGTAGAATACAGGTTGCCTATATTCTGCCAATAAACTGCTGACTATAATGTGCCATAAACctattgtgccatttggctaataaaACCTAATAAAGAATACACCGGACACAAGGTAAATTTGGAATGGCCTTGATGAAAGAATTATGTAAGAATAAATTTTGTTTTGACCACTCTCGAGGATTTAGCTTTCTCCATATTGATTTTCATGGTTTTGATTGTGGTCATTACAATATAATACCTACTTTTAATAGAATTTATCTTTTCTGCCAGTTTTCAGACTTCAGTGAGATGCCAGGCTTGCAGGAATTGGTGCTTTTTTCCAGTGGGATAGAAACCATTGAGAACAATACATTCAAAGCGCTGAATAACTTGAAGATGTTGGAAATATGGAACAGTAAACTGACCAGTATTCCCAGGTCACTTCCATCAAAGCTGGAAGTCCTAAAATTGGGGGATAATTCAATTTGTTCATGTAATCGCCAAGACTTTGAAGGTTTAACCAGACTCAGAGTCTTTGAAATCCAGAGCAATCTGCTGAATACATTATCATTTGACGTCTTTACTTCACTTAATAATTTACAGACCATTATTCTGGATGGTAACGGTATGCACACTATATCTGGAGTGGCCAGACTTCCCAATCTCAAGTACCTGAATATGGAGAACAACAAGCTGATGTTCTTCTATGAAAACTTCTTCACACATTTTCCAAGTTTACAATATCTCAGGTTAGCTGGAAACCAACTTTTTAGAGTTCCACCACAACTGCCTAAATCCCTGCTGTCCTTGAGATTAGAGAGAAATCATATAAAAAGCGTGGGTATCCGAGATTTGAAGCAGCTAGAAAATCTTTTTGATCTTAATCTTTctgaaaatcatttgttttcagcAGATGGGCTACAGGCTGTTACCAATCTGACATCTTTAGATCTGTCCTGGAACCAACTCTCAACTCTCCCCCAAAAACTACCAGTTAAGTTACAGAGTCTTGACTACAGCAATAATCAGATTTCAAGCATAACAGCGCAAGATATGAAAAGCCTGGCCAGCCTTAGACACCTTTTTCTCGATAATAATAGCATGATTGTATTTGAAGACAAAGCACTTCAATGGTGTGGTCATTTGTCCAACTTAGCTATGGAGCAAAATCTTCTAACTTCTATCCCTTTCGGGTAAGTGCTTATTAAATAATGTAGAAATTGTTAATATTAAATTGtgcggatttaaagaggctctgtcaccagattttgcaacccctatctgctattgcagcagataggcgctgcaatgtagattacagtaacgtttttatttttaaaaaacgagcatttttggccaagttatgaccatttttgtagttatgcaaatgaggctagcaaaagtccaagtgggtgtgtttaaaagtaaaagtccaagtgggcgtgtattatgtgcgtacatcggggcgtttttaatactttttctagctgggcgctctgatgagaagtatcatcgacttctcttcagaacgcccagcttctggcagtgcagacacagccgtgttctcgagagatcacgctgtgtcgtcactcacaggtcctgcatcgtgtcagacgagcgaggacaccggcaccagaggctacagttgatgtagctacttacctgcaaacgccgatgctgctgcagaatcaagaagagaagtggatgatacttctcatcagagcacccagctagtaaaagtattaaaaacgccccgatgtacgcacctaatacacgcccacttggacttttacttttaaacacacccacttggacttttgcaagcctcatttgcataaatacaaaaatggtcataacttggccaaaaatgctcgttttttaaaaataaaaacgttactgtaatctacattgcagcgcctatctgctgcaatagcagataggggttgcaaaatctggtgacagagcctctttaaccacttACCGccgcagccagttttggcctttgtGACAGATCTCTATTATTCAAatatgacatgtatcactttctgtgggaataactttttaatatttttaggtGATCTGAGATTTTTGTTGTGGcacattgtactttaggttagtggtaaAGTTTGATTGATACAttctgtgtttatttgtgaaacacACAGAAGTTGAATTTCTCTGCCTGTAGGATAGATAGTTATAgcaaacaaaatagttactaattaaaacgtTTACCATGTTTTTGTTAGCATAatatttttaaacatcctttcatTAGAACGTTAGAACTGAAGGCTTATAATTTTAGCAgaaatttttaacattttcaagATAATTTCCAAAACAGAACATTTTAGGgatcaattcagttctgaagtagctttgggcggcctatatatatatatatatatatatatatatatatatatatatatatacacacatatacatacacacacacacacacacacacatatgtatgaaatccatataaaacaccccattttcaaGACTGCACCCTCATAAATATAAACCTTCAAAACATAATTTGGTAAGTTTGTTACCCCTTTAGGTACTTCACAGCAATTAAAGCAAACTTTCGCCACCCACCCACGACATAGAGCATCTAAGCTACAGCTCACAAACGACAGCTTGAGGTCTATGAGTCACAGCAAAATTGTGGCATTATTACCCTAGGCCTTGTTTCACACAAACACAGCATTTTGCTACGTTTTTTATCGtattttcttttgtgtttttgTGGTGCTTTCTTTAAGCAGCCAGgtataacattacagtttatagtaACACATAAAATGTGTTTGTGGCTTTTTTGGGCCTTTTTGTGGTCAGAGTCATTTTTTCAATAGGCTCCTCTATAAAACTTCAAAAaggccagaaaaaaagcatgtagaaaataacactaaataaaaaatgccaccaaaaacgccactttaagggtatgttcacaagcagtgtTTTTAGGCGTATTTCAGAGCGTAAACGCCCAGAAATACACCTTAAAAAACGCTAGTGAAACGCCAACAAGCagcttcccattgtaatcaatgggaaaaacggtgtttagttcatacggggcgattTTTTATGCCACTGCAGGGCCAGCGTCAGCACCCagtgaacccgggcaagtgccgaggcccactacccttgggggggcccactcggtcgcctggtgctgtcgctgctgtcgtcacggcatcactgtccatatatggacagtgatgtcaggacaagagaaggagtcctaggcagagcgctacaagcggctctgctccagcatTCCGTATCTGCGGAAGCCTctgacatgactgtccatatatgtccatatatgtccatatatggacagtcatgtcagaaggagaggagtccctggcagagcgctagcggctctgctccgggacttcgtCCATGGggaagcccatgacatcactgtccatatatggacagtgttctcGAGAAGAGAGTAGTGTCCCAGAGAGTTTGGCTCTgggtttgcccctgacatcactagccgtatatatggacagtgatgtcaggggcttccccagagctggagtactgaagcagagcctttactagcgctttgCATGGGACTTCAACTCTGctctggacatcactatccatatatatccAGGAGCAcaacaggagtcccaggcagagtgctagtagtgctctgcccgggactatggctccagggttgcccctgacaacactgtctatataagacgtcaggagtttctcctgaagcggaatccccagccagagcatcggcaatggtctggctggggattccactcctagagggaaccccaaaagcGCTACCTACagtgagggaggctgtgtggtactaccagggaggttGGCTGTGTCACACTACCAGCAAGGGGGGCTTTCTGCCACTAcctaggaggagggggctgtgtagcactacctgggaggagggggctgtgtggcactacgagggagggggctgtgtggcactacctgggggggctgtgaggcaatacctgggaggagggggctgtgtggcactatctgggaggaggggggctgtgtggcattacctgggaggggggctgtgtgacactaccagggagggggctgtgtggcactatttacagagggcactaaatttatggtggtacaaactgggggcctaacttctatatgggagcataaacaaggcctaacagggaaaacggaaaccttagcagtgtttccgtcaccattgatatcaatagtgatgcaaacggaagctaaggtttccgtttgcctttctgttgaggggttctcccgacggaaacctccgatggaaccccgtaacggaaagccaacgctgatttgAATAGCCAACCGCTAATGTCAGGGCCCATTTCCCTGACATTACGGCTCTAGCACTGGACtacggaaaggtaagtataatagttttgctttttgatgtgttacaattttttttgtgtgtttgtgttttttatacaGGTTGGGTTGTTGGActgcttcggattcgaggactacttccatGACGGTCAATTTTTTATTCTCTATAAAATGGTTAACGCAGATTGTGTGAGGGTTTTTTATttgaattaaatatttttttctatgtctctgTATTTTCCTAAACTTTGTTActattgccttagtaatggccgctggctgatttacAGCTttcattactaagacggggctaaGTGTGAACCAGTGAAGAGACTAACATTAACCCCTGCCAGTactgggcggccgcaggctggtactactagactaggaaaggccagaaaccgtgggccttcccaccctggtaatgttagcctgatgctgctatgttgtatctggttggctatgaaaaatgggcccgcattgttttttatatttattttattaaaatgatgtgggtcccccctatttttcataactagccaaacACAAAATAGCTGTATCAGACTAACATTACAAAGGTTTCCtagcctaataacaccagcctgctgccgacccagtacccgaccattgcTACAGATGGTTACTTGATCGTACCAGGATCTTcccaatacccctggtggcggtgggaatcggggtaataatggagggttagtattagcctctgcactggctaacactaagccctaccttagtaatggacaaagtcaatcagccagcggctgaaaacacagacacatagaaaaaatattttactgaaatagaaaaaaaaacttgttaaccattttattgaaaataaaacaaaaaatactgtcgtcaaagtagtcctcgaatccgacgtagttcaacaactgaacctgtaaaaaaacacaaacacaaaaaaaactgattagtaacataaaaaagcaaaacaattattatatttACCTCTCCTGGGTCTGTGACACTTAACGAAGCAGTGACATCTCTAAGctatcattggttagtttacatcatgtgGTCCCACGTTATCCCTGGGTCATTGGTCtgcttttaaaagtaggacaatgaactgaggtaacccgcaccacgtgatgtaaactaaccaatgacagcttagagcggtCAGTGCTTGGTTTACTGAAACTTTTAAGGGGCGCAAGATCAACGAGATGTGCCAGAATTGTGGTGCATCTCAGGCGCATGCGCCAATAAAAAAAGCCTAGTGCCGGGAttccttcagatacaaaggagtccctACGCTAGGAGTTATTAGCGGTTATTCACCTGATTTCAAAAGTAGGTGAATGATCGCTAGTAACcaggtaaggccatgttcacatctgcagtcgcaattccgttgttctgctctgtcagaggagcagaacaacaaaaattctGGAAGTCCAGGAGGCAATCAGCACCCGATGGAactcattcactttaatgggtacCGTTGGGCTGTCCATGGTTTTACCCGAAACAATAGCACATCATGAtgcgctatggtttccggtattttctgcggaatctgcgacggaggcccctaacagagcctgcaATGCAGATTGGAATTAGGCCTGGGAGCCCATGGGTTACAGATGCAACTGTATGACATCCGACACAGGTATACTCTAAACGTTTACCTCGTGGAGATCCCgatatcactatctatatatgcatcactgtccatatacgctaGTGCCTAGTGGTAAATACAGGTCTGGACACAAGGCCCAGTAGACagtacacatggtaggcttagatagagggcccatgtgtgatactgactgagcagacaggatcacacttggaccctgtatttaagcctaccacaaggtaggcttagatacaggtcccagcagacagtatcacaccatgtGTCATCCTgcctgctgggccttgtatctaagcctaccacatagtaggcttagatacagggctcatgtgtgatactgtctgctggaccctgtatttaaacctaccacatagtaggcttagatacagggccccagcagacagtaatcttatacttaccctcctcttcagctacAGGTGCAGCGCAGGTCCTGATGCCATTCAGCAACGTTGTGCGCAGCGCACATAGTGTCGTGACGTCATGATGCTGAAGATTTTCAGGCAAGCATGGTGCTCAGGAGCAAGGAGAGTAAGTATAATGTTACTATAGTCAAAAGGGccggtgtagtttattacataggccccagttactatagtaactgtgaaTAGACGTGGTGCAGGGTgccaggtcgcaattgcgactgctgcaacccctatagctacgccactgtcggGTGGCACCATACCCATTGTACTGTGTTATGAGGGTCTTTTTGAGatgtacttttttgtttttgtacatcagacacacatactatatacaattcacactcacACTACACAATATATATTGAAACTACACATACGAtatacacacttacactatacacatacacacattatatgtattatacacactatgttcataatacacacactatacacacacacacacactatatatactatacacacaatatgcagtatacacacacacacacacacacactatatgcagtatacacacacactatatgaactatatatacacacacactatatgcattatacacactatattcactatgcacacatacacacacacacacacacacacacacacacacacactatatgcactatacatacactatatgcactttatacacatacactatacacacacacacacacacacacacacacacccactatatgcagtatacacacacacacccactatATGCAGTATACACACACGCTATACACACATACCACACACTTACCAGTgtgagcctcttcctctgcggtgattGGGTACTGCCTAAAGgaccttgatcatgtgactgatgTCACTACAGCTCCTACACCTCCTAATTGCAGTCTTGTCATTATCAAGCGGCTGCTGGATGTGTAGACAGGGTGGACAGTGCACACTACAGCAGCACAGAAGAGCAGGCTGTCACAGAAAGTGACACCAGCACCCGCCcatcactatctctgacagtctgctctctacagctgatgtgctgtgcagcACCTTACACAGTGAGAGAGTGATGGCCGGCCCTACCCCTTACTAGCAGCAACTCGCGGCCCTAAACTTCTACTAGGGGACTGGCCCAGGGCGCACATGCCTCCCTTCCCCCCGGCCCAGTGCTTATATGTAACAATCACGGCCGGCCTTaggagtgtgcgacctgtgccattgcacaaggCGCattactccagcaggtggaagggggcctgcgctggctcccttctcctgtttgtttcagaagtgcccaggcccggcgactcagcagctgcctttccgcctgtgCGCTTCTCCActcagtggcatcgctaccgctgtagcagccatagcagctgctagtggcGACAATGAGCATGAGGGCGCCTGTGCCGGTCCCCCCATGGCCGGCCGCGCCACTAGCAGCcattgcggctgctacagcggtagcggcgccgctatagcagagcagggaggtatctccctgctctgctatctactagcgccactatcGCCACCATACTACAGAgagtaggagtggaatcctcatgtggccgtggattccgctactggatggagcgcttgatgtctctgtccatatatgacagacGACAGGGgcgtctcctggagtggaatccccagtcacagcatcggcaatgctgtggacggggattccgcttcaggagttgcccctgatgtcactgtccatatatggacagagacatcaagcggagcgctccaggagctgaatccccggccacagggggattccactccttcagggagctacagtggcacgatctacaggaagggagggatgctatatacaagggggctgtgtggcactacctacaagggggctgtgtggcactacctgcaagggggctgtgtgccattatctacagggggctgcgtggcactacctacaagggggcagtgtggaactatctacagggggaatctgtgagtgggggctgatggtaattttactgtgagtggcgggcttaggctgggttcacacgacctattttcaggcgtaagcgAGGCGTATtatttgaataggtttgccgacgtattgtgcagacgacctgtaatttacgcgtcgtcgtttgacaactgtcaaacgacgacgcgtaaattgactgcctcggcaaagaagtgcagggcacttctttgcaacgtaatttgagccgttcttcattgaactcaatgaagagcagctcaagatttacgagcgtcacagacgcctcgtatattacgaggaggagcatttacgtgtgaaacgaggcagctgttttctcttgaaaacagtatgtcttttcacacgtaaatggctctcatcgtgtgaacatacccttatggtcattttactgtgagtggcgtgctgatggttattttactgtgagtggtgggctgatggttactttactgtgagtggggggctgatggttattttactgtgaatggggggatgatggtgactttactgtaagggtggggaagatggtcattttactgtgagtggggggctgatggttattttactgtgagtgaggggcttatATGTAACAATCCCGGCCGGCCTTaggagtgtgcgacctgtgccattgcacaaggCGCattactccagcaggtggaagggggcctgcgctggctcccttctcctgcttgtttcagaagtgcccaggcccggcgactcagcagctgcctttccgcctgtgCGCTTCTCCActcagtggcatcgctaccgctgtagcagccatagcagctgctagcggcgacaatgGGCATGAGGGCGTCTGTGCCGGTCCCCCCATGGCCGGCCGCGCCACTAGCAGCCAtttcggctgctacagcggtagcggcgccgctatagcagagcagggaggtatctccctgctctgctatctactagcgccactatcGCCACCATACTACAGAgagtaggagtggaatcctcgtgtggccgtggattccgctactggatggatggagcgcttgatgtctctgtccatatatgacagacGACAGGGgcgtctcctggagtggaatccccagtcacagcatcggcaatgctgtggacggggattccgcttcaggagttgcccctgatgtcactgtccatatatggacagagacatcaagcggagcgctccaggagctgaatccccggccacagggggattccactccttcagggagctacagtggcacgatctacaggaagggagggatgctatatacaagggggctgtgtggcactacctacaagggggctgtgtgccactacctgcaagggggctgtgtggcattatctacagggggctgtgtggcactacctacaaggggcagtgtggaactatttacagggggaatctttgagtgggggctgatggttattttactgtgagtggcgggcttatggtcattttactgtgagtggcgtgctgatggttattttactgtgagtggtgggctgatggttattttactgtgaatggggggctgatggtgactttactgtaagtggggggaagatggtcattttactgtgagtggggggctgatggttattttactgtgagtgaggggctgatagtcttcaagtggtttcctcctctgagctccaattgaaactaatatgaggcagaaaatacctgcagcgctcgtttggtgcttttttgcctgcgtcttttgcattagcttcaatggcttaaaagaa
This genomic stretch from Rhinoderma darwinii isolate aRhiDar2 chromosome 4, aRhiDar2.hap1, whole genome shotgun sequence harbors:
- the LOC142760507 gene encoding nephrocan-like; this translates as MNITTVLCLVLCLGSCLASCPRRCRCDSPRTIQCYRVSAIPSNIPATIGKLYISHSKIRHLQFSDFSEMPGLQELVLFSSGIETIENNTFKALNNLKMLEIWNSKLTSIPRSLPSKLEVLKLGDNSICSCNRQDFEGLTRLRVFEIQSNLLNTLSFDVFTSLNNLQTIILDGNGMHTISGVARLPNLKYLNMENNKLMFFYENFFTHFPSLQYLRLAGNQLFRVPPQLPKSLLSLRLERNHIKSVGIRDLKQLENLFDLNLSENHLFSADGLQAVTNLTSLDLSWNQLSTLPQKLPVKLQSLDYSNNQISSITAQDMKSLASLRHLFLDNNSMIVFEDKALQWCGHLSNLAMEQNLLTSIPFGLPVTLTRLDLKGNKIDHVGVHDVKDLKQLQVLNLLNNKLTSINDDVLESLPRLRHLYLDGNPWNCTCSLIKVRRLLLDKGTDIKEGQCSEPPYCRGEKWMSSNTLLKQCETSYTFEKAKESKKKLKVSDISIGNSHTDDEDYDYDKEY